A portion of the Acipenser ruthenus chromosome 38, fAciRut3.2 maternal haplotype, whole genome shotgun sequence genome contains these proteins:
- the LOC131706995 gene encoding E-selectin-like, whose translation MVWPEAWQYCKDHYTDLVSLTSLAAQNRVLELVRNSTASRFWIGLHRCIVYDNWYWVAGKDNKGLLNYTNWAPGEPNNPYYEHCGEMVLRKDGGSEWNDLCCYEKLPFICFKDQQHS comes from the coding sequence ATGGTCTGGCCGGAGGCTTGGCAGTACTGCAAGGATCACTACACTGACCTAGTGAGCCTCACAAGCCTGGCTGCACAGAACAGAGTGTTGGAGCTCGTCAGGAACAGCACTGCGTCGCGATTCTGGATCGGCCTGCACAGATGCATTGTGTATGATAACTGGTACTGGGTTGCTGGTAAGGATAATAAGGGGCTCCTAAACTACACTAACTGGGCCCCTGGGGAGCCCAACAATCCTTACTATGAGCACTGTGGGGAGATGGTGCTGAGGAAGGATGGGGGGTCTGAGTGGAATGATCTGTGCTGTTATGAAAagctcccctttatctgtttcaaaGATCAACAACACTCCTAA
- the LOC117969385 gene encoding macrophage mannose receptor 1-like, whose amino-acid sequence MGERGLLILLLAGFCVPAYNHIIKHVFVNTLKSWSAAQSYCRKNHTDLATVHSQEEAQQLLNIAGASLNASAWIGLYRDDTQNWQWSHSDNVIYNNWTASLFCASVNSKGKWMDLPCHLQNAFMCYNETSNITERYTLIEVLKTWTEAQQYCRENHTDLVSIKNASENENLVKKAQGKPFWIGLFNEPWKWSHQGDSYTFHNWSNKQPNNFDNKQKCVAMKNSGEWNDLNCKAQYPFFCCEGGSSGQCFYEGTKKTWLEAQSYCRNQGRDLPTIQDQARVNKLVGLTRTTNNTDFWIGLYHDKENWQWSSGDDVIYSNWDPYLYCASVNSDGEWEDSVCSEKKAFMCYSGELRFNSFVNETADWTGG is encoded by the exons atgggggagagagggctgctcatccttctgcttgcag gGTTTTGTGTGCCCGCTTACAACCATATCATTAAACACGTGTTTGTGAATACTCTGAAGAGCTGGTCTgcagctcagagctactgtagaaagaatcacacagacctggccactgtgcaCAGCCAGGAAGAAGCACAGCAGCTCTTAAATATTGCAGGAGCTTCTCTCAATGCTTCtgcctggatcgggctgtatcgtgatgacacacagaactggcagtggtctcaCAGTGATAATGTCATCTATAACAACTGGACAGCAagcctcttctgtgcttcagtcaattcaaaGGGAAAGTGGATGGATTTACCCTGCCACCTTCAGAACGCTTTCATGTGCTACAATG agaccagcaacatcactgagagatacaccctgattgaagttctgaaaacctggactgaagctcagcagtactgtagagaaaaccacaccgacctcgtcagtataaagaacgccagtgaaaatgaaaacCTAGTGAAGAAAGcacagggcaagcccttctggataggcctgttcaatgagccctggaagtggtcacaccagggggatagctacacatttcacaactggagcaataaacaaccaaacaatttTGATAACAAACAGAAATGTGTGGCGATGAAGAATAGTGGTGAATGGAATGACCTTAATTGCAAAGCGCAGTACCCtttcttctgctgtgagg gcggctcctctggtcagtgtttctATGAAGGAACTAAGAAGACATGGCtggaagctcagagctactgcagaaaccaaggcAGAGACCTGCCCACCATACAAGACCAAGCCAGGGTTAATAAGCTTGTAGGTCTTACACGTACAACAAATAACACAGATttctggatcgggctgtatcatgacaaagagaactggcagtggtccagcGGAGATGAcgtcatctactccaactgggaTCCATACCTCtactgtgcttcagtcaattctgATGGAGAGTGGGAGGATTCAGTCTGCAGTGAGAAGAAAGCTTTCATGTGCTACAGTggtgagttgagattcaattcctttgttaatgaAACAGCTGACTGGACTGGGGGTTGA